The DNA region TACCGCGCCACAGCCGGTGCAGCTCAGCATCTTCACCCTCATGGACAACCCGCTGCGGGAGCAGCTCCGACGGATTGACCCCAACACTCTGACACCGCTGCAGGCGTTGCAGGTTCTGGCCGAGTTATGTCAGCAAGCTCGGCAGGGCTCTTAAGGGTGTTGAGCGTGTAGAAGCCGCAGACGACGGGCTACGGGCTCGGGGACCAAGTCGGTGGGGACATGCCCGAAGCGGACCAGTTCCCGGACGATGCTGGAGTTGACGTAGATGTAGCGCTCGTTTGGGGCCATGAAGACGGTGCATATGCTCGGTGCTAGTTGGCGGTTGATGAGCGCCATCTGCAGCTCATACTCGAAGTCCGAAATCGCTCGCAGACCGCGGATGATTGCCACGGCCCCACATTGACGGGCATAGTCTACGATGAGTCCATGGTACACATCTACGCTGACGTTCAGCAGGTGCGCCACGGACTCCTCTACCATCTGCCGACGCTCCGTTTCGCTGAAGAGTGGCTGCTTGGCAGGATTTTGCCCGATTAGTACGATGACGTGGTCGAAGAGCTGGGCTGCACGCTCGATGACATCCACGTGGCCGTTCGTTATGGGGTCAAAGGTGCCCGGATAGATGGCGCGTCGTAGAGGTCGTTCCATGCCATATCCACCATTGAACGGACGTTTCACCGAACGAACGCTCAGCAGAGAGTTGCCAGCCTTCTGGGACACGGACGACGCGGTCCCAACGGCTGAGCTCCAAGCAGAGGATACCACTGGGACAGAGCCAATCAGCATCAGCGAGTGCTTGGAGGAGGCGTTCGGGTAGCCCTTGTCGGTACGGAGGGTCAGCAAAGACTAGATGGAGTTGCGGTAGCCCAAGTGCACGCCAGCGCTGCAAGATCCGGAAGACGTCGTCTGCCAGAATACGGTAGCGCTCTGCTTCGGCTCCCAGCACATGGAGGGCCTGCCGAAGGGAGTGGAGCAGCCGGCGATCCCGCTCTACGAAGATGCAGAGCGAAGCTCCGCGGCTCAACGCCTCCAATCCCAGGGCTCCCGTACCCGCGAAGAGATCGGCGACATAACTTCCCTCAAGAGGCAGTACGGATTGTAGGCGATCGAAGATCGCCTTTCGAACGCGGTCCATTGTGGGACGTATGGGGACAGCAACCGTCGGCAGACGGCGACTTCGCCATATGCCACCCGTGATGCGCATTATAGTACAAGCACCTCTTCTTCTCCCCATGGTAGGAGAGCTGCAACGCACCCCCAGAAGAGGTGAGCAGTCCGGATGGCATACTCCCGTAATCGCTGTGCTGCGGGCGGGAGCCACATCCGAAAGGCATTGAGCCGGCGACACTCTGGGACTTGGCCCGGATAGGTCTCCGCCAGTGCCCGCTGGAGGGCCGAAATGAGCTCAGGCCTAACTGCACTTCCACAGGCAACGATGCTGTGAGGTGGTTGAGACAGCGGGAGCTCAGCGATGAGATGAGCGCTATCGATCGCCAAAGTTTCGGGTGCTGCTGTTTCTACCGAACGGCTCCGTAGCGCTGCAAACTGTCTGGCAACGAGCAGCAATGCATCGAGGTATGGGGGCTCTACGTGGAGTATGACGGCG from Candidatus Kapaibacterium sp. includes:
- the coaD gene encoding pantetheine-phosphate adenylyltransferase; translation: MERPLRRAIYPGTFDPITNGHVDVIERAAQLFDHVIVLIGQNPAKQPLFSETERRQMVEESVAHLLNVSVDVYHGLIVDYARQCGAVAIIRGLRAISDFEYELQMALINRQLAPSICTVFMAPNERYIYVNSSIVRELVRFGHVPTDLVPEPVARRLRLLHAQHP
- the rsmD gene encoding 16S rRNA (guanine(966)-N(2))-methyltransferase RsmD, with the protein product MRITGGIWRSRRLPTVAVPIRPTMDRVRKAIFDRLQSVLPLEGSYVADLFAGTGALGLEALSRGASLCIFVERDRRLLHSLRQALHVLGAEAERYRILADDVFRILQRWRALGLPQLHLVFADPPYRQGLPERLLQALADADWLCPSGILCLELSRWDRVVRVPEGWQLSAERSFGETSVQWWIWHGTTSTTRHLSGHL